One window of Trichoderma breve strain T069 chromosome 3, whole genome shotgun sequence genomic DNA carries:
- a CDS encoding ankyrin repeats (3 copies) domain-containing protein, protein MPIQDFDLALSIFSAILDGKVSVTKLFLQNGVDVNFHTRFLEGYRGTIIIYTLSSDEYAISLLGLAAIRGDIEMMCMLLNAGADIDGPHDSLYCPLILALDGKHYSAAEILVQAGADVPLAEAKQFELSKRENWTTRGDECLIDYLYDDSQSCLYLLNTLVSNGAKSPYIAIMKAVESNNAEFALTILHRLGAFEEEPGDLGHDAIHYAIVLEKKELVWRFHLAGLPLAKAVRWIPSEEMLDFLESLGIISDIPCTNWARIIGAARILKKQTLAQRLMLLSTSSCTDLPLPAFPLPEMASWQREMEYLRQDISQGLPSSGLVLRVAGWSAEAFTNPMLDIADPVVPIMGLFLVHAHNLSLPAAAHVVGNGFLHSIGLLLDAGGDAITAQAHLSEYYNLHEWLKNETVPDRFIGSMDWCAQRAMTGKCHCKGNFWLACGSCNEKSVLVTIANGGSLPLFQTFLSSFKWSSQDIGKALVAVLDSRRNRSVIQELLALHPDPNAIYKGKTILESAARHTEVSIVRNLLRIGASAQSIGFALQRAAHCGHLELINMLLEAGADVKCPARKGVATALQSVADLGLIGIASQLIDAGADINALGYGKYSRTALQRAASNGRIDMLHMLLCRGARIYDDVSNQGYRANYVRAVRMAEQNGHKAAAKLLKSHGGWTDEDRILYSQIYEWDIELACLDDDDYLEEY, encoded by the coding sequence ATGCCCATCCAAGATTTTGACTTGGCCCTCTCAATATTTTCAGCTATATTGGATGGCAAGGTTTCAGTCACGAAGCTTTTCCTTCAAAATGGCGTTGATGTCAATTTCCATACACGATTTTTAGAGGGCTACCGGGGAACAATCATTATCTATACCCTATCTTCTGATGAATACGCTATATCactcctcggccttgctgcaATACGTGGCGACATCGAGATGATGTGCATGCTTTTGAACGCTGGTGCGGATATTGATGGACCTCACGACTCTCTCTACTGCCCTTTGATCCTAGCATTGGACGGTAAACATTACTCTGCGGCAGAGATTCTAGTACAGGCTGGTGCAGACGTTCCACTTGCGGAAGCAAAGCAGTTTGAACTGTCAAAGCGAGAGAATTGGACTACTCGTGGTGATGAATGCCTCATCGACTATCTCTACGATGATAGCCAATCGTGTTTATACCTATTAAATACTTTGGTGTCAAATGGGGCAAAGTCTCCTTACATCGCTATTATGAAAGCAGTCGAAAGCAACAACGCGGAATTTGCTCTTACAATATTACACCGACTTGGCGCATTTGAAGAGGAGCCCGGAGACTTGGGTCATGACGCCATACACTATGCCATTGTTCTCGAGAAAAAGGAGCTTGTTTGGAGATTTCACTTAGCCGGTCTCCCTCTTGCAAAAGCTGTCCGTTGGATTCCTAGCGAAGAAATGCTAGATTTCCTAGAATCTCTTGGTATCATATCTGACATTCCTTGCACAAACTGGGCTAGGATCATAGGCGCTGCAAGGATTctaaaaaagcaaacactCGCCCAGCGTCTTATGCTTCTAagtaccagcagctgcactGATCTACCCTTACCAGCGTTTCCGTTGCCCGAaatggcttcttggcagcGCGAAATGGAGTATCTTAGACAAGATATTTCACAAGGACTCCCATCCTCGGGATTAGTACTTAGAGTTGCTGGTTGGAGTGCTGAAGCTTTTACGAACCCAATGCTAGACATTGCCGATCCAGTCGTACCCATTATGGGGCTGTTTTTGGTCCATGCACACAACTTGTCTCTTCCTGCAGCTGCACATGTCGTTGGCAACGGATTTCTACACTCTATAGGTCTACTACTGGATGCTGGTGGGGATGCGATAACTGCACAAGCTCATTTAAGCgaatattataatttacaTGAGTGGCTAAAGAACGAAACAGTTCCAGACAGGTTTATTGGGAGTATGGATTGGTGTGCGCAGCGAGCCATGACAGGTAAATGCCATTGCAAGGGCAACTTCTGGCTTGCATGTGGCTCATGCAACGAGAAATCTGTCCTGGTAACAATTGCCAATGGGGGTAGCCTTCCCCTGTTTCAgacatttctctcttctttcaaaTGGAGCAGCCAAGACATAGGGAAGGCACTTGTTGCCGTTTTGGATTCGAGGAGGAACCGCAGCGTGATCCAGGAATTATTGGCTTTGCACCCAGACCCCAACGCAATATACAAGGGAAAAACAATTCTCGAATCTGCGGCGCGACATACAGAGGTCTCGATAGTGCGCAACCTCTTGCGAATTGGTGCGAGTGCCCAAAGCATTGGATTCGCCCTACAGAGAGCAGCCCATTGTGGGCATTTGGAACTGATTAACATGCTGCTTGAGGCTGGCGCAGACGTCAAATGCCCGGCTCGGAAAGGGGTTGCAACCGCACTGCAAAGTGTGGCAGATCTCGGACTAATCGGTATTGCTTCTcaattgattgatgctgGAGCAGATATAAATGCGTTAGGGTACGGGAAGTACAGCAGAACAGCGCTGCAGAGGGCAGCATCAAACGGCCGCATCGACATGCTGCACATGCTTCTCTGTCGGGGTGCCAGGATTTATGATGATGTTTCTAATCAGGGCTACAGAGCGAATTATGTTCGAGCAGTTCGAATGGCCGAGCAAAACGGCCACAAAGCTGCCGCAAAATTACTCAAATCTCACGGTGGCTGGACTGATGAAGATAGGATCTTGTATTCCCAGATTTACGAATGGGACATTGAGCTTGCCTGcctcgatgatgatgactacCTAGAAGAATATTGA
- a CDS encoding ankyrin repeats (3 copies) domain-containing protein translates to MDPVGLAVGVIGLAGLFSTCLDLVKRVDSYKHFKKDEQILATQFAAYRLRFERWGNQTALSGNQTALSEDQHEALADSQTLETVRRLIEIIREILSDQKLPNPINPSLVRSLTEPFRPRKEKLSWALKGKAKREDQVELFGKLIQHLYHLVPIDTISRTTTVNTTTVNGNPQTITVNGIQSPNTTAQIDSSWKTEVRDTLQRLEGKAYAETRRELHAWIVRHPPNEIYQDAMKKRLEATCEWILKRPVLDEWLSLSKGSQTPGLLWINGPAGFGKTILCSRLVQHLQKIVKTPVASYFFSSDFESRDDPYEAIRWWISEVISRSESAFDYVRMKREKQNEPTATRAFILEIFSDIIKMVPGCVFVIDGLDECTWLNKGNNPGRRDSITSFLENLDQAITNSATRVLIVSRDESEIRCGVEDMKTTIFEYSVLPEDVDSDTKRYARSIVDKKLSKKSEPLKVDISEKMAMKCGGQFLWLKLQEDSLRSWKNQKQLQDAIDTTPSGLDSLYHRSWVRLSKLPKDERDRAFSLLRWVTFAIRPLTVAEIAEAVLISFENEELPTDELPDSIDDDIRKSSIMLDPRVDTANEKLRSSNERTENITLAQLCLWYIHYEQIWQFENEQDSDQVQGSFRDYAAGYWHHHALNGSLEDELVDYLITSLFDIDGTIWEAWKEWFDTRERMAVEAYLEMSGDDDDERQIRQSTLSKSMPNNPVYYASKLDITTITLRLIEEYRHQLDEVSYFGETAIAAACGNGNQAISQALIDAGANIKCPSYDGETALHKAVDQDRLDLVMLLLENGADLNAVNNSSATALHYAAHSGHADVIRLLISQDSRQNNMMTKRNSQTPLHTAAIRGQAESVQLLLDYGVDISVVDEDGCTPLISASFFGFTEVVRILLRWGSDINAQDLRGMTALALATQNGHTKTAELLLQNGADTTLVDNIAGWTVLLHAAYYGCVDIFRALLTYGADINFTDPDGKAGTPLGMAIRHGHYEVVELLLNNGASHNAVLETDWLPLTLASSEGQVNIAKLFLGLGADINESTSDGLTPLVKAIWKNKVDMVQFLLENGADPSIADNSGSTALKAAIHVAAHYGHVDIIKLLLEKGFKTTERGADGWTPLHAAAHGGHLDTLGLFLNEGVPLAALDYTGRTALHIACQEGHQKVFETLLELSTSDEVNCPDVYQRTPLFYAAMRGHNHILNLLLLSWVADVHRKDFYGSTALFAAVRNGHEQIVGQLLACIGEIPLDSRDAFGKTVFYWARKCNNIRVIDLLCQSSDNASQTTDESDVLEHNCMPFNSRVFWCDDFVACLECITAGVKCLKDEEEAHQWVTAPEQLEYVSDEESSVDE, encoded by the exons ATGGACCCTGTTGGGCTAGCAGTTGGAGTTATCGGGCTCGCTGGGCTATTTTCGACCTGTCTTGACTTGGTTAAGAGGGTTGATAGCTATAAGCACTTTAAAAAAGACGAGCAGATCTTAGCCACCCAGTTCGCGGCCTACAGGCTCCGCTTTGAGAGATGGG GGAATCAGACGGCATTGTCAGGGAATCAGACGGCGCTGTCAGAAGACCAGCACGAGGCTCTTGCCGACTCTCAAACTTTGGAGACGGTGCGCAGACTTATCGAGATTATCCGCGAAATTTTGAGTGATCAAAAGCTTCCGAACCCTATTAACCCGAGCCTGGTGAGGAGCTTGACAGAGCCATTTCGGCCCAGAAAGGAAAAGCTCTCATGGGCCCTAAAGGGCAAGGCAAAACGAGAGGACCAAGTAGAGCTTTTTGGGAAATTAATCCAACACTTATATCACCTTGTACCCATAGACACCATATCTCGAACCACAACTGTCAACACCACAACTGTCAATGGGAATCCTCAAACCATAACTGTCAATGGGATTCAGTCACCGAATACCACTGCCCAGATTGACAGCTCTTGGAAAACAGAGGTTCGGGATACTCTGCAGAGATTGGAGGGAAAGGCTTACGCAGAGACGCGCCGGGAATTACATGCTTGGATAGTGCGACATCCGCCCAATGAAATATACCAAGATGCCATGAAAAAAAGACTTGAAGCCACTTGTGAGTGGATTCTGAAACGACCTGTCTTGGACGAATGGCTGTCTTTATCAAAGGGTTCCCAAACGCCTGGACTCTTGTGGATAAATGGACCGGCTGGGTTTGGTAAAACCATTCTTTGTTCTCGTTTAGTCCAACACCTCCAGAAAATAGTCAAGACTCCAGTGGCGAgttatttcttttcctcgGATTTCGAAAGCCGCGACGATCCGTATGAGGCTATTCGCTGGTGGATATCTGAAGTCATATCTCGCAGCGAATCTGCATTTGACTATGTGCGCATGAAGCGGGAGAAGCAGAATGAGCCGACTGCAACTCGTGCATTCATCTTAGAGATATTTTCGGATATTATCAAGATGGTTCCTGGTTGTGTTTTTGTCATAGACGGGCTTGATGAATGCACATGGttaaataaaggaaataatCCTGGACGGAGAGATTCAATCACAAGCTTTCTAGAGAATCTTGACCAAGCAATCACAAACTCAGCTACACGTGTTCTAATCGTGAGCAGAGACGAGTCCGAGATCCGTTGTGGGGTCGAGGATATGAAGACCACCATCTTCGAGTATAGTGTCCTTCCAGAGGATGTTGATAGCGACACTAAACGCTATGCTAGGAGCATTGTCGATAAGAAGCTCTCAAAAAAAAGCGAGCCACTTAAAGTTGATATCTCTGAGAAGATGGCCATGAAGTGCGGCGGCCAATTTCTCTGGCTGAAGCTCCAAGAAGACTCCCTCCGCAGTTGGAAGAACCAGAAACAGTTACAAGATGCTATTGACACAACGCCTTCCGGTCTTGACAGTTTGTATCATAGAAGCTGGGTAAGATTGTCCAAACTCCCAAAGGATGAGAGAGACCGCGCGTTTTCATTACTCCGCTGGGTCACTTTTGCCATACGACCATTGACTGTTGCTGAGATTGCTGAGGCAGTGTTAATCAGCTTTGAGAACGAAGAATTACCTACAGACGAGCTGCCCGATTCCATTGATGACGA TATCCGAAAAAGCTCAATTATGTTGGATCCTAGAGTCGACACC GCAAATGAGAAGCTGAGATCCTCCAATGAAAGGACCGAAAACATTACCTTAGCTCAACTTTGTCTTTGGTACATTCATTATGAGCAAATCTGGCAATTTGAGAACGAGCAAGACTCGGACCAAGTTCAGGGGTCATTCAGAGATTACGCGGCAGGCTATTGGCATCACCATGCCCTCAATGGTAGCCTGGAAGATGAGCTGGTGGACTATCTAATCACCTCTTTATTCGACATAGACGGTACAATTTGGGAGGCATGGAAAGAATGGTTCGATACCAGAGAAAGAATGGCAGTGGAAGCTTACTTGGAGATGagcggcgacgacgacgatgagagACAGATAAGGCAGTCTACCCTCTCTAAATCGATGCCAAACAACCCTGTTTATTATGCCTCGAAACTTGACATAACAACAATCACTCTGAGACTGATTGAAGAGTATCGGCATCAATTGGATGAAGTATCTTACTTTGGTGAGACAGCCATCGCAGCCGCCTGCGGAAACGGCAATCAGGCGATTTCGCAGGCTCTAATTGATGCGGGAGCAAATATTAAATGCCCCAGCTATGATGGAGAAACTGCTTTGCACAAGGCAGTTGATCAAGACCGTCTGGATCTAGTAATGCTGTTGCTAGAGAATGGTGCAGATTTAAACGCTGTTAACAACAGCTCAGCGACGGCCTTGCATTACGCCGCACACTCAGGTCATGCTG ATGTGATCCGGCTGCTGATCAGCCAAGACTCCCGTCAAAATAATATGATGACAAAGAGGAATTCGCAAACACCATTGCACACTGCTGCCATTAGGGGACAAGCCGAGTCGGTGCAATTGCTGCTAGACTATGGGGTCGACATCtctgttgttgatgaagatggatgtACGCCATTAATTAGTGCCtccttctttggcttcactGAAGTTGTTCGGATACTTCTCCGTTGGGGAAGCGACATAAATGCGCAAGACCTTAGGGGTATgacggcattggcattggcaacaCAAAATGGGCATACGAAAACAGCAGAGCTATTATTACAAAATGGCGCCGACACGACTCTTGTGGATAATATTGCAGGCTGGACAGTCTTGTTACATGCAGCTTACTATGGCTGTGTGGACATATTTCGCGCTCTGCTCACATACGGAGCCGATATTAATTTCACCGACCCGGATGG GAAGGCGGGAACTCCCCTCGGTATGGCCATTAGACATGGCCATTACGAAGTAGTGGAGCTACTACTTAATAATGGTGCAAGTCATAATGCGGTATTGGAGACTGATTGGCTACCACTTACGCTGGCATCCTCTGAGGGCCAAGTCAACATTGCTAAGCTCTTCCTTGGTCTTGGAGCTGATATAAACGAATCGACGTCGGATGGATTAACGCCCCTGGTAAAAGCTATATGGAAAAACAAAGTCGATATGGTACAATTCCTGCTAGAGAACGGCGCTGATCCATCGATTGCCGATAACAGTGGGAGTACTGCCCTTAAAGCTGCTATTCATGTGG CTGCACATTATGGACATGttgacatcatcaagcttcttcttgagaaggGATTCAAAACCACTGAGAGGGGCGCCGACGGCTGGACACCGCTGCACGCAGCGGCACATGGCGGGCATCTCGATACGCTTGGTCTCTTCTTGAATGAAGGGGTCCCACTGGCCGCCCTTGATTACACTGGCAGAACAGCCTTGCACATAGCCTGTCAAGAAGGCCACCAAAAGGTCTTCGAGACGTTACTAGAACTATCCACATCTGACGAAGTTAACTGTCCCGATGTCTATCAGCGCACACCATTGTTCTATGCGGCTATGCGTGGCCACAATCATATATTaaaccttcttcttctttcatggGTCGCCGATGTGCACAGAAAGGACTTTTATGGCTCTACAGCGCTCTTTGCCGCCGTACGAAACGGTCATGAGCAGATAGTCGGTCAATTATTGGCTTGCATTGGAGAGATACCTCTGGATTCAAGGGACGCTTTCGGAAAGACTGTGTTTTATTGGGCACGAAAGTGCAATAATATCCGCGTGATTGATCTTCTATGTCAATCTAGCGACAATGCTTCTCAGACCACGGACGAATCTGACGTCCTCGAACATAACTGCATGCCCTTCAACAGCAGAGTGTTTTGGTGCGAC GACTTTGTCGCTTGTTTGGAGTGCATTACCGCGGGAGTCAAATGTCttaaagatgaagaagaagcacatcAATGGGTAACTGCACCAGAACAGCTGGAATATGTAAGCGACGAGGAGAGTAGTGTAGATGAGTAA